In one Chitinophaga sancti genomic region, the following are encoded:
- a CDS encoding MarC family protein → MFHFDQILAITFTLFAVIDIVGSIPVLISMKEKLGHIDSGKATLASGVLMILFLLVGEPFLKLLSVDVHSFAVAGSIVIFVIGLEMILGVEFFKSEQDTKTGSLIPIAFPLIAGSGTLTTIMSLKANFDQWNIFAGILINLVIIYVVLRSLSFIERILGKAGLMVVRKFFGVILLAIAVKIFKSNLNL, encoded by the coding sequence ATGTTTCATTTTGACCAGATCTTGGCTATTACCTTTACACTCTTCGCGGTGATTGATATCGTTGGTTCCATCCCGGTTCTCATTTCCATGAAAGAAAAACTGGGCCACATCGATTCGGGCAAGGCGACCCTTGCTTCCGGTGTCCTGATGATTCTTTTCCTGCTGGTGGGTGAACCCTTCCTGAAATTATTGAGTGTAGATGTCCATTCATTTGCGGTAGCAGGTTCGATCGTGATCTTTGTAATCGGGCTTGAAATGATCCTTGGTGTGGAGTTTTTCAAGAGTGAGCAGGATACGAAAACCGGTAGTTTGATTCCTATCGCATTCCCGCTCATCGCGGGTTCTGGTACACTGACCACCATTATGTCGTTGAAGGCGAACTTCGACCAGTGGAATATTTTTGCAGGGATTTTAATCAACCTGGTTATCATTTATGTGGTGCTTCGCTCCCTGAGTTTTATAGAAAGAATACTGGGTAAAGCGGGGTTGATGGTAGTCCGTAAGTTCTTTGGGGTGATCCTCCTGGCGATAGCTGTGAAAATATTTAAGAGTAATCTTAACCTGTAG
- a CDS encoding MBOAT family O-acyltransferase has protein sequence MQVQILIASSLVFYAYGQPHLLLLLLTSAAINIGASYLIVNGNAAQRKLYAALGVIINLGILSYFKYGSLLAHTFMDTSMGIGHYLTLIPLPIGISFYTFEGISLLVDVYSNKHSDKLSIDRSFSQHTIKTLFFISFFPHLIAGPILKAYEFYPQIGSKSIKNIDWEYVFKKLTLGYFLKMVVADNLANFTFWMAAPYYHMKSSVSLIAMLLGYSFQIFADFAGYSFIALGLAKMFGYDLLENFQFPYISTSFSEFWRRWHISLSTFLKEYLYIPLGGNRKGKFRTYFNLTITMVLGGLWHGAAWSYAVWGAFHGLALAIERLIDKSLGIKISSRTGLICKGIMVFSFVTLAWLLFRLPFNEVIAYLKAIGTNMHTSQDYAMVLCIMLYSFPVVLYHFFYIMPAHWKIQVVARKYQYVICGCMLFMIAVNSGPSGSFIYFQF, from the coding sequence ATGCAGGTCCAGATATTGATTGCATCGAGTCTCGTATTTTACGCATATGGCCAGCCCCATTTATTGTTGTTACTACTTACCTCGGCAGCCATAAATATTGGTGCCAGTTACTTAATTGTAAATGGTAATGCCGCCCAACGAAAATTGTATGCTGCACTTGGTGTGATCATTAACCTGGGTATTCTCTCTTACTTCAAATACGGTTCGTTATTAGCTCATACATTCATGGATACATCCATGGGAATTGGGCATTATTTAACCCTTATCCCATTGCCAATTGGTATTTCCTTTTATACGTTTGAAGGAATTAGCCTGCTGGTAGATGTATATTCCAACAAGCATTCGGACAAGCTGAGTATTGATAGATCATTTTCTCAGCATACCATAAAAACACTTTTTTTCATTTCATTCTTCCCCCACCTTATTGCGGGTCCGATATTGAAAGCTTACGAGTTTTATCCGCAGATAGGATCGAAAAGCATTAAGAATATAGACTGGGAATATGTATTTAAAAAGCTGACATTAGGTTACTTTTTGAAAATGGTGGTGGCTGATAATCTGGCGAATTTTACCTTCTGGATGGCGGCACCTTATTATCATATGAAATCCAGTGTTAGTCTTATAGCCATGCTGTTGGGGTATTCGTTCCAGATCTTCGCTGACTTTGCAGGTTATTCATTTATCGCGTTAGGATTGGCAAAGATGTTTGGCTACGACCTGCTGGAAAACTTCCAGTTCCCATATATTTCAACGAGCTTCTCCGAATTCTGGAGAAGATGGCACATTTCCTTATCTACTTTTCTTAAAGAGTACCTGTATATACCTTTAGGGGGCAACAGGAAAGGGAAGTTCAGAACCTATTTCAACCTTACCATAACCATGGTATTAGGTGGTTTATGGCATGGTGCTGCATGGAGTTATGCCGTATGGGGAGCATTTCATGGTTTAGCACTAGCAATAGAGCGGTTAATAGATAAGTCATTGGGAATAAAGATCAGTAGTCGGACGGGCCTGATCTGTAAAGGGATAATGGTATTTTCTTTTGTCACACTGGCATGGTTGCTTTTCAGGTTGCCCTTTAATGAAGTGATTGCTTATCTGAAAGCCATAGGTACCAATATGCATACCTCACAGGATTATGCGATGGTATTATGTATCATGCTATACTCATTCCCGGTTGTCCTTTATCATTTCTTTTATATCATGCCGGCTCACTGGAAAATACAGGTAGTTGCCAGAAAATACCAATACGTAATATGTGGTTGCATGCTTTTTATGATAGCCGTAAATAGTGGCCCTTCTGGTTCATTTATCTATTTCCAATTTTAA